The proteins below come from a single Planctomycetota bacterium genomic window:
- a CDS encoding LysR family transcriptional regulator: protein MQFESLKVYCDVARYRSFSEAAQANGISQSAASQIVLQLEKRLGVRLVDRSRRPLVLTAEGRAYYDGCKRLVEEYLEVEARVRTLSDRLASRIRVAAIYSVGLRDMNQYVERFTARHPGVLIEIDYLHPDRVYEAVLEGTADFGLVSFPRRSRKLTALPWREEEMVLACAPAHPLAGRASVRPGDLAGQKYVGFDRGLAIRKEVDRFLREHGAAVDVVLEFDNIENIKDAVEVSAGVALLPLPALQREIQAGTLAAVPLEGARFVRPLGIIHRRNPRPSVNARRFIELLRRPDEPAAAPPGAAAPPAALAGGASRAC, encoded by the coding sequence CAGCCAGATCGTCCTTCAGCTGGAGAAACGGCTGGGCGTGCGGCTTGTGGACCGCTCGCGGCGGCCGCTCGTTCTGACTGCGGAAGGCAGGGCCTACTACGACGGCTGCAAGCGCCTCGTCGAGGAATACCTCGAGGTCGAAGCCCGGGTGCGGACCCTGAGCGACCGGTTGGCCTCCCGCATCCGTGTAGCCGCGATTTACTCGGTGGGCCTGCGCGACATGAACCAGTACGTCGAGCGGTTCACCGCGCGGCACCCCGGGGTCCTCATCGAAATCGACTACCTCCATCCCGACCGGGTCTACGAAGCCGTCCTCGAAGGAACGGCCGATTTCGGGCTGGTTTCCTTTCCCCGCCGTTCCCGCAAGCTGACGGCGCTTCCGTGGCGCGAGGAGGAGATGGTCCTGGCCTGCGCGCCCGCCCATCCGCTGGCGGGGCGCGCGTCCGTGCGCCCCGGGGACCTGGCGGGCCAGAAGTACGTGGGTTTCGACCGGGGACTGGCGATCCGGAAGGAAGTGGACCGTTTCCTCCGCGAACACGGCGCGGCCGTGGACGTGGTCCTCGAGTTCGACAACATCGAAAACATCAAGGATGCCGTGGAGGTCTCCGCCGGCGTGGCGCTTCTGCCGCTGCCGGCCCTCCAGCGTGAAATCCAGGCCGGGACGCTCGCCGCCGTGCCGCTGGAGGGCGCGCGCTTCGTGCGCCCCCTGGGCATCATCCACCGGCGCAACCCCCGGCCCTCGGTCAACGCCCGCCGCTTCATCGAGCTGCTCCGCCGGCCCGACGAGCCGGCCGCCGCGCCTCCCGGCGCCGCGGCCCCGCCCGCGGCCCTCGCCGGAGGGGCCTCGAGGGCGTGCTAG